The following is a genomic window from Hymenobacter sp. APR13.
GGGCGAGGATTCCAAGGCGTTCGACCAGTTTGTGCAGAACCGGGGTATCGTACAGGAACGCTTGGCGTTGGCCAATACCACCGGCACGGGCACCTACGGCTACAACTCGCAGGACGTGTTGATTCCGGCCTTCCTGGATGCTTACCGCGGCAAGTCGTCGGATGGCTACAAGGCCGAGAAGTTCAAGCCGTTCGAGCTGCTACCCATTCCTAACTGGCGCGTCGACTACAACGGCCTGGCCGAGCTGCCCTTCGTGAAGCGCTACTTCCGGTCTATCTCGCTTACCCACGCCTACTCGTCGGTGTACACGGTGGCGGGCTACACCACGGCCTCCGGTTACGATGCTGAGCCGCAGGGCCTGAGCACCATCACCAACGCCTCGGGCCAGTACATTCCGTACTACATCATCGGGCAGGTGAGCATTGCGGAGCGCCTCTCGCCGCTGATTGGCGTGAATTTCCAGACGCTGGAGAAGATTACGGGCCGCGTGGAGCTGCGCACCGAGCGGGCCATCGGCCTCAACACCACCAACGCCCAGGTAACGGAGCTGCACACCCAGGAACTGGTGATTGGCTTCGGCTACGCCACCAACCGCTTCAAGCTGCCCTTCCGCGTCGGCGGCGAGCAGCGCATCCTGCGCAACGAGCTGACCGCCCGCCTCGACCTGAGCATCCGCGACAACACCACCATCCAGCGCAGCATCGAAGATGTGGTGGACCCCAACGACCCCACCGGCAATGCGCCCTTCGTGGGCCGGTCCCGCGGCCTCACCACCAACGGCACCCGCCAGATGCAGCTGCGCCCCACCATCGACTACGTGCTCAACCAGCGCCTGAACCTGCAGTTCTTCTTCGCTCGCACCGTCACGGACCCGCGCGTGCAGAACTCGTTCAAGAACTCCACCACCGAAGGCGGTCTGCAGCTCCGCTACAGCCTGTCGCAGTAGGTTGATGGTTGAATTGTTTAATGGCTGAATGGCTGGTGGCTCAACAAACTCCTGCACGGTTAGCCATTCAGCCATTAAACAATTCAACCATTAAACTGCTACTTTTGAGCGGCCGCGGCGCTGCCCGGCTTCTTCCTCTTCTTCCCAACCCCCGCACTGTTATGAATCTGCCCGCTGACCTGAAGTACACGAAAGAGCACGAATGGATTCGTGTGGAAGGTGACGTTGCCTACATCGGCATCACCGACCACGCCCAGAAAGAGCTTGGCGACATCGTGTATGTTGACATCGACACGCTCGACAAGGAAGTTGCCCAGAACGAGGTCTTCGGCACCGTGGAAGCCGTGAAAACCGTTTCCGACCTGTTCAGCCCCATTACTGGCACCGTACTGGAAATCAACAGCCAGCTCGACGGCAGCCCCGAAACCGTCAACTCCGACCCCTACGGCGACGGCTGGATGGTGAAAATGTCGATTGCCAACCCTTCGGAGCTGGACTCGCTGCTGTCGGCCGAAGTATACGGCGAGCTGGTAGGTGCCTAGCCTTCCCGGTCTGACCCAACAATCCGCGCCGCCCAGGCCTCGCCGCCGGCCCCTTGTGGGCCTGCCGCTGGCCTGGGCGGCGCTGGTGTTGGTGCTCACCCTCACGCCCTCCGCCGATATGCCGGTGGTGCCGCCCTGGGAGCTGATATCCTTCGATACGGCGGCCCACGCGGGCGTATTCGTGGTGCTGGCCGCCTTGGTGGTGTTTTCGGCGCGGCGCCAGACCCGGTGGCCGGCGCTGCGGCGGCACGCCTACACGGTAGTGCTGCTGGGCTGCGTGGCCTTTGGCCTGCTGATTGAGCTGCTGCAGACAACCATGGCCCTGGGCCGCCACGGCGAGTGGTCCGACGCCATCAGCGACGCGCTGGGAGCGGCTATTGGCCTGGGGCTGGCCTACGCCACCCGCCGCTGGTGGCAGTAGCCCGCCCGTTCAACTGTTTGGCCGATGACTCACTCTCCGAAGAACCGTAGCAGTATAGTGCTGGCAGTTGTCGTGCTGGCGCTGTTTTCAGGAACGGCCGTGGCGCAGGATATGCCCCGCGTGCGGCGCACCATCGAAACCCTCACGGCCCCCGCCATGCACGGCCGCGGCTACGTGAGCCAGGGCGAGCAGAAGGCCGCCGCGTACCTGCGCCGGCGTTTTCAGGAGCTGGGTCTGCAGCCGCTGGCCCCCGACTACACGCAGTCCTTCACGCTCGATATTAACACGTTTCCGGGCCGGCTGAAGCTGGAGCTGAGTCTGGGCATGCTGCGCTTTCCGGTGTTCGGCCATTCGCGGCCGTTGCGCGCCGGTACGGAGTTTATTGCCGCCCCCAATTCCGGCAGCGGGCACGTGGGTGGCCCTTTCTCCGCCGTGCCCATCGTCCGCCTCGATACCTTGGTGTTCACCGATGCCGCCGCCCAGCAACAGCTGCTGCGCCGCCGCTGGTACGCCGGCGGCTACGTGCTGCGCGCCGCCGACGAGCGCCGCCTGCCCCAGCTGCCCCAGCCCCTCCGCCAGCACCTCGATTCCGCCGCCCTGCGCCTGACCCTGGTGCCGAAGCTCACGGCGTCACTGGCCTCAGAGCAGGTTCCGCAGATGCGGCTGCAGGTGCTGGACTCAGTGTGGCGCCAAGCGGAATATCGGGGGCCTGGCAACCTTGCCGCGACGGTGGAGGCGCGCGTAGACGCCGAGCTCAAGCCGCAGTATCCCACCCAGAACATCGTAGGCTTCGTGCCCGGCCGCCTGCAGCCCGACTCGTTTCTGGTGGTCACGGCGCACTACGACCACCTGGGCCGCAT
Proteins encoded in this region:
- the gcvH gene encoding glycine cleavage system protein GcvH — encoded protein: MNLPADLKYTKEHEWIRVEGDVAYIGITDHAQKELGDIVYVDIDTLDKEVAQNEVFGTVEAVKTVSDLFSPITGTVLEINSQLDGSPETVNSDPYGDGWMVKMSIANPSELDSLLSAEVYGELVGA
- a CDS encoding VanZ family protein, producing the protein MPSLPGLTQQSAPPRPRRRPLVGLPLAWAALVLVLTLTPSADMPVVPPWELISFDTAAHAGVFVVLAALVVFSARRQTRWPALRRHAYTVVLLGCVAFGLLIELLQTTMALGRHGEWSDAISDALGAAIGLGLAYATRRWWQ
- a CDS encoding M28 family metallopeptidase, with the translated sequence MTHSPKNRSSIVLAVVVLALFSGTAVAQDMPRVRRTIETLTAPAMHGRGYVSQGEQKAAAYLRRRFQELGLQPLAPDYTQSFTLDINTFPGRLKLELSLGMLRFPVFGHSRPLRAGTEFIAAPNSGSGHVGGPFSAVPIVRLDTLVFTDAAAQQQLLRRRWYAGGYVLRAADERRLPQLPQPLRQHLDSAALRLTLVPKLTASLASEQVPQMRLQVLDSVWRQAEYRGPGNLAATVEARVDAELKPQYPTQNIVGFVPGRLQPDSFLVVTAHYDHLGRMGARTYFPGANDNASGTAMLLELAAHYSRPENRPAYSVVFLAFGAEEAGLLGSRYFVEHPLVPLARIRFLLNLDLVGTGSEGATVVNGRTLPAQFARLQALNARRQALPGLAARGPAANSDHFPFSERGVPAFFLYTRGGPTAYHDVQDQAAPLPLTAFPNLFGLLREFLDELGGRSAQ